GATGCTATTATTTGTTGTTAATTTTCTTTTGACCTCTTCaactttttaattatttttcttaacaatATATCCTTGAATGTATATTTTAATCTCAATTATAATTTTATTACCACTATCAATTTTGAAATTGAACAAAATCTTCTCACATCGACTGGGAGCAAGTGTTATTTTGCTTACCGAAAGTTATGTACACTTTTGGACAATAGCGTGTGTTAGGTGTATATCATTTCTTAAAAAATGGATTGTACAACATATAAATGATCCTCAAAACAAGTAGCTTAGTACTTTTTTTCTCGACTCATGGATACAATTAATTCTTTATTAATCTCAATTTGATAATTCCTCATGCTATATACCTAATACATTCAATATATATGTATGCTCttgtattaattaaataaaatggtCTGAGTAATTATATGCTCGATCCCCTCAACCCTTATTAATAATTAAtgatcaaagttttttttttttttgtttgtaaaagttataataagaaaaataacATATCTCCCGAGTTTAACATTTCAATTTAGATAGTACATGTTGTATCACGAGTGATGACCTTTACACCTGCATCTCTTAATTAATTTCTTATTACTTTTTGCCCTCTCGTAAAAGTTTTTCACATCAAATCGGGCGCCTCACTTGAAAAACCTAATAATGTCACTAGTATTTTGATCATGACAATATCATATACacagaaaatgatttttctttcaCGTCTATTCCTGGGAAATTTCTTAAGTACCATTATTAATTAAGTCTTCTGAGAGAAGAAGACTATCCAAATTGGTTTTTCTTGGTGACTAGGGGGAATGGCTTTTAGGATTATTTCCGCATCAAGTAACTCAAAATTTTAGTGTGTTTGCTAGGTACTTGCTGGGCAGGGGAAGAGGAAGACTAGGTCCATCCGTCCGTCTTCTTTACTTAGCAAAGTCTTTCTTCCATGTCCATGGAGAAAAAGAAAATGGGCTTCTTCCATGAACATTCTTTCAGAAGTTGTAATTTTAGATAAGCCTATTTCAATAAGTGGGGATAGAAGGGTTTTTCTTtatcaaaatgtgaaaaatagttcgataaaaataaaatatttgacaGAAGAACTTAAATCtcttctaaaattttgaaaattttcaggtCGAATCTTAAATTTGAGAAAGACGACCACATCAATCCCCTTATTTTTAGTAAAAGGATAAGTTATAAAGAGGGGCATATatgtattttaaatgaaattGATAAAGAGATTTATTATATTTTGTAACCCTTCCaggaattttatatttttatttactaaatttcatgaaaagtataagaaaccttaaatttggataagattatattgaattttttttaaatggagtATCCAATTTTGAAATTTATTGGGCCAACCCCACTCCCATGTAACTTTGAAATTAAGGTTTCTATGCATTTAATGTTTCTCCAAACCTAAGTTGTCATTTTCCTAATAATACGCTGGCTGTGCTGACCGGATCATTAGTCAagtggaggagagagagagagagagagagatgggttcCGGCTGGCTTAGGGCAACATGGCTGCGGCAGCTTCATTCTTTCCACTCATTAATCTAGAAGCTGCtttcataattattattattctaatttttcaacaaaataatttataattatcAGAAACTGGACTCACTGTGTTAAATTAATTTCAATTAACCAATTATAATTTATTTGCATGTGTGTCTCCTTAAGAGGACACAGTCTTGTGTGGGCACCACTATTAATACTagaatatattataaaaaatttcaagatgGGAAAAATTTATGCCATATAAAACTTGGTAATAACTCCTTAAATCAAAAGATTTTATGCAAGAGTTTGTTccacattaaaaaatatatgagtgtatGATTTTATGCATACATATAGTTGAATTTAggatttaaatcatttaaatttaTGGATCAAGTTGATATTTATTCATATATAAAATAATGAGAGAAGTAAAAATGCAATGGTAAGGTTGTTGTCCGTGTGACATCTTataaaaatgtaaggtaaggttACGAAGTAAAAATGCAATGGTAAGGTTGTCAGTCGTGCaaacctcttgcaaaaatgtaagatAAAATTACGTACTATAAACTCATTGTGATTCGTCCTTTCCTCGGACACCGTATACACGGGAGTTTTGTGCACCaagctgctttttttttttttttttaacttataccataaaatattaaaaaaaaaaaaacaaaataaaatttatctTACAGTGGAATtgcagaaaattaaaaattatatgccAGAGTTGAAATGGGATAAAATGACAATAATATAAAAATTCTTCACAATAAGAGTTTATTCAAATCCAAAACACGTGATTTGAGcgtaataattatttaattttaattttataaaaactaGTAGCAAATAGATTCACATTTTTATAATTGTAGATTGATTTTCTTTAATTTATAATTCTATTGCCTCCCGTGACGGCAGGGAGTTGCAAAGAACTATGAATATGTTTGACATAACCGTctacttttattattatatagaattaatattttataaaataattaatatgtaGGATTGCTTGAATATCGTTGTTTGAATTTTTGTAGTTCATTATAGGGTAAAAGGCATTAACTTAATTCGATCTCCTGAGAGTGGACAAAAAAGCATAAATTTCTTTGAGGTTACAAAAATCTCAAAGACTAATCTTAATACTTACGAGTgcattaataaaattttatgaaTCATACAAGTAGATTATGTAATAAGAGATAATCTTCTGTTTCCaaacttattattttttaattcttcTTAAAATAGGGATCTGAGTTATGAACAAGTCAAATGAAATATATAATTTAATGAACAGTTTTACACGGAATTGCATCTGAAtaattgaaatttggaatttcCATTCTTATATATGAAATAATGTTATTGCAGTTTAGTCAATGCTCTatagacccaaaaaaaaaaaaattacagttAAAAATCTGTGTTACTTGTAAGTCTTCAGCCCCGCGAATGTGCATACTTCATCAACAACCAAAATTGTTGACCCACGAACAACATTCTTTACATTAACCCAAATAATTTAGTATTAACTTACATATGCAGGACGAATTAATTAATGTCATTAACTAATTAATATCGTACTTCTGAACATTTCAATGTTACATAGTTGAAAAAGATGCAGCTGAccagggaattaattaattaatggattAATAACCtagtttcaaattaattaatattactctttcatttttttttataattatacatatttcaaTCTATAAGCGGCCGCGTAacaaattgaaaatgataaattttcATGCAAGGCTttggtttttagaaaatttaatgaAATCTAAATTATACAAAACTAGGCATTGTTCCATAGCTctacatttttttaatttttttaaaaaataataataaaataataaataattaaattgtataaGGTCATCTTAGGATAGTTGTAGATGGTTATATGGATATTTTGTAATAATTATGAATAGTTATAGgaataaatttgacataattgTAAAAGTATTCTGTAAAATCAGTTTTCAGATGGCAATGATACTGTCATCTCCACCTTAAAGATTCCAAATACATAAGGATCAAAATTGAAGAATTATTGCAAAAAAGATAATTTCAAGTAAAGTTTTTCTGAACAATCTTTTAAGGTGTTCATCTCTGGCCCAATCTACTAGCTCAAAGATTCATTTTGATAAAGGCCAAAAAGAGAATCCCTTTAATAATATtagagattaaaatgcattctgactcaaaatattatattatgattagaCGAGTAATAACTCaataattgaatttaaaattcatcTTACTTCATGCTGTATGCGAACATTATATGTAATACAATTAAATTTGTTGAGAGTTTAGTATTATATATGTTTGGTTAAGATAAAATGGCGTATAATTGAATAAAATTGTTTAAGGATATACAAATATATTGATTCAAGACAAATAattgtataaaaaattatattcaaattAACATAGAAAACTATAACATCCTTATGCAGAATAATATTTTGCAAATGTAACGTTATCattcatataatttattttagaCAAGTGACCAAATCTTAATTTTATTGgctaacatatgttcagataaaagggagaaaattattttatgatACTAAATGAGTAttaaaagcttatattatgtgacaattaaaatatttaaatttatcttattttgataaataaaaaaataggtGCCATTAATTAGGAATTGTTTAGTGTAAGTTAAAGCCAGCAattttgattaatattttttgaaattataaaaataaaaatttaattaaaccaatactcattttcatcattttgatcaaataataatttaaaaatataattaaaataataccAGAATTAAGAATTCAAATGCTTACGCCATAACTGAAAATGCTTACTCACTACACACATAGCTTGTAGAACAAGTCAACAGTGCCATGCACCGCTTCCTCTATTTATTAGGTAAATCCATTAATCTCCACCttaaacccaaaagctctctctctctctcaagttaTAACGGAGAGCAGAGCAGATTGAACAGAGAAACTTACTGAATTAAGTGAAGCCACCTCTCTCAGATCCAGAGCTAGCGCAGCTATGGCCAAACTCCTCTTCCCTAACATCCCTAAAATCAAagtcacttcttcttcttctccaaaatcaccactctctctctcccctcacaGTCCCTGCTTCACCCCTACTCGCCAGACCCTATCGGAATCCATGATCGACGAAACCATCGATACCGTCCGTTCCCTCCTCACCAAGTGGGACCCATCCGCCGCCGCCTCCTCCGACCCCTCCCTCTTCCGCGATGGCAGAGCCGAAGCCCGAGACTTCATCGCCTCCGTCAACCACCTCCGCAGGGTTATGCACCTCCTGCTATCCGCCCACTCCCCCACCGACCGCCTCCTTCTCGCCCACACCCTCTTGCAGCTAGCCATGAAACGCCTCGAGAAGGAGTTCTACCAGCTCCTCTGCGCCAGCCGCCACCGCCTCGACGCCGACTCCATCTCCGCTCCTTCCTCCCGCCTGTCCGGCGACGAAGATGCTGTCTCCGAGGACTACGCCAGAGTAGCCGACGAAGCCGCCTCGGTTTGCGACGATCTGAGGATGATTGCGGATTGCATGATTAGATCTGGATACGGGAAAGAGTGCGCGAAGATTTATAAAATTATCAGAAAATCGATCGTGGATGAAGAGATGTATAGGATGGGAATTGAACGGCTGAGATCCGCCAAGGTGCAGAGATTTGATGGGGAAGTGCTGGAGAAGAGAATCCATGACTGGATCAACGCGAGCAAGACCGCCGTGACTACTCTTTTTCGCGGGGAGAGAATCCTCTGCGATCACCTTTTTCCTGCGTCCGAGTCCATCAGAGAATCGTGCTTCTCTGAGGTGTCACGAGAAGGAGCGGTTAATCTGTTGAGATTCCCAGAACTCGTCGCAAAGACAGCTAAGAGTTCGCGGGCGAATATTTTCCGGCTACTAGACCTGCACGAGGCAATGTCCGATCTTCAACCGGCGATCGAACTAACATTCTCGTTCGAATCAACCGCCCCCGTCCGATCACAAGCGTGCAACACACTTCTCAAACTCAGCAACGCAGTCCGTGCATCGCTGTCAGAGTTCGAATCGTCGATTCAGAATGACTCGTCGAAAAAGCTGGTAGACGGCGGTGGAATCCATGAGCTTACGCGTTCGGCGATGGGCCACCTCGTTCGACTCGCCGATTATAGCCCTGTGCTCTCCGACATTGTTGCTCAGATTCCGGCTCAGTATAAATCTCCGTTTCCTGAATCCTTCTTCGCAGCTTCGAATTCCGGTGAGTCGCCGGCGAAAACCTTGTCCGTACGCATCGCGTGGCTCGTACTCGTCCTCCTCTGCAAGCTCGACACGAAGGCCAATCTCTACAAGGACGTTTCACTCTCCTACCTCTTCCTCGCCAACAACCTCCACTTCGTCGTCGAGAGGGTCCGTCGGTCGAACCTCCGGCGCATCCTCGGCGAGGAGTGGGTATCGAAACATTCACAGAGGGTGAAGCAATACGCGGCGAAGTACGAGTCAGCGGCCTGGACGAAGATACTGCACCTGCTGCCGGAGAAGCAAGCCACGGCGGTACCGCAGGAGGAAGCGAAGGAGTGCTTTCGGCGATTCAACGAGGCGTTCGAGGAGGCGTACCGGAAGCAGAGGTCGTGGGTCGTGGTGGACGGCAAGCTCCGAGACGAGATAAAGGTTTCGATAGCGAAGAATATCGTGCCGGCATATCGAGAGTTTTACGATACGTACGTTTCGGCGCTGAGGGGAGAGAAGGATTTGGAGCTTCTGGTCAGATTTTGCCCTGACAATTTGGGGAATTACCTGTCGGACATGTTCCACCGCATGGGAAGCTCGACTTCTACATCGTCGTCTTCGTCTTGGTCTTCGTCACTAcggaaatctctctctctctgaaccgCAACGATACACATACAAAACGACATAAAAAGAAACTTGTAGCATATTTCATGGCAGgtttattaattttgtttttttttttttttttttggggtaccTACATTACATATATACTGTTTTGTTTTGTAATAGATTTGCATGATTTAAGGAGAAAATAATTATTGCATTACCATAGTTTATGTGTATGAATTTGTTGACAAagttttgtttttcaaaaaaaattatatggtCAAACGTACGATTAAAAACTCAACTACTGGTAAGTTGTCATTAATTTAACTAAACGAGAAAAGACATGTCATTGTCATGAACTCCTTCATGTATCAAAGATAataggaagtttttttttttttttccatttcttatatttttttgtttgttgaCCTAATTAAACATATTTGTGCGATTGATATTAATGTTGAca
This region of Malania oleifera isolate guangnan ecotype guangnan chromosome 10, ASM2987363v1, whole genome shotgun sequence genomic DNA includes:
- the LOC131166505 gene encoding exocyst complex component EXO70H1-like, which encodes MIDETIDTVRSLLTKWDPSAAASSDPSLFRDGRAEARDFIASVNHLRRVMHLLLSAHSPTDRLLLAHTLLQLAMKRLEKEFYQLLCASRHRLDADSISAPSSRLSGDEDAVSEDYARVADEAASVCDDLRMIADCMIRSGYGKECAKIYKIIRKSIVDEEMYRMGIERLRSAKVQRFDGEVLEKRIHDWINASKTAVTTLFRGERILCDHLFPASESIRESCFSEVSREGAVNLLRFPELVAKTAKSSRANIFRLLDLHEAMSDLQPAIELTFSFESTAPVRSQACNTLLKLSNAVRASLSEFESSIQNDSSKKLVDGGGIHELTRSAMGHLVRLADYSPVLSDIVAQIPAQYKSPFPESFFAASNSGESPAKTLSVRIAWLVLVLLCKLDTKANLYKDVSLSYLFLANNLHFVVERVRRSNLRRILGEEWVSKHSQRVKQYAAKYESAAWTKILHLLPEKQATAVPQEEAKECFRRFNEAFEEAYRKQRSWVVVDGKLRDEIKVSIAKNIVPAYREFYDTYVSALRGEKDLELLVRFCPDNLGNYLSDMFHRMGSSTSTSSSSSWSSSLRKSLSL